A window from Aliamphritea hakodatensis encodes these proteins:
- a CDS encoding GlxA family transcriptional regulator: MNMLTGPQRVEKAEEIAFLLLPGTAMACLSAAVAVLSNANKLAEQTLYRWTLCSRDGLAVLSEEGFEVGVQQGIQRLDPARLDKLIVCGGQDCDDPQVLRWLRQAGHFSLEIGAFGAGSYPLARAGLLDDYACTTHWEYLAALQEEYPRLMLSSQLYVVDKDRFSCAGGSDVQDLLLHFVGEAHGQTLARAVSDRLVYRTRPSGESQRGAHSRQQSVYLPACLQDAILLMESNIEEPLSLQEISDLLGISRRQVERLFRKYLDSQPSRYYMELRLNRARELLQKTSKSITEISIACGFSSTSHFSKNVKDQFGCSPKLLGRQLKLAR; this comes from the coding sequence ATGAATATGCTTACCGGGCCACAGCGGGTTGAGAAGGCAGAGGAAATTGCATTTCTGCTACTGCCGGGAACGGCAATGGCGTGTCTGAGTGCAGCAGTCGCTGTGCTGAGTAACGCCAATAAGCTGGCGGAGCAGACCTTGTATCGCTGGACGCTCTGCAGCCGGGATGGTTTGGCGGTGCTGTCGGAGGAAGGTTTTGAGGTGGGGGTGCAGCAGGGAATTCAGAGGCTTGATCCGGCGCGGCTGGATAAGCTGATTGTGTGCGGCGGTCAGGATTGTGATGACCCGCAGGTGCTGCGCTGGCTGCGGCAGGCAGGGCATTTCAGTCTGGAGATCGGTGCCTTCGGAGCGGGCAGTTATCCGCTGGCCCGGGCGGGCTTGCTGGATGATTATGCCTGTACCACTCACTGGGAGTATCTGGCGGCGTTGCAGGAGGAGTATCCCCGTCTGATGCTCAGTTCACAGTTATATGTGGTGGATAAGGACCGTTTCAGCTGTGCCGGTGGCAGTGATGTGCAGGATTTACTGCTGCATTTTGTCGGCGAGGCACATGGTCAGACCCTGGCCAGAGCCGTGTCTGACCGGTTGGTGTACCGCACCCGTCCGTCCGGTGAGTCTCAGCGGGGGGCGCACAGCCGGCAGCAGTCTGTGTATCTGCCGGCCTGTTTGCAGGATGCCATTTTGCTGATGGAGTCGAATATTGAGGAACCGCTGTCTTTGCAGGAGATTTCCGATTTGTTGGGCATTTCCCGCCGGCAGGTGGAACGGCTGTTCAGGAAGTATCTGGACAGCCAGCCGTCCCGTTATTACATGGAGCTGCGGCTGAACCGGGCAAGGGAGCTACTGCAAAAAACCAGCAAGAGTATTACCGAAATTTCCATTGCCTGCGGATTCTCCAGCACCTCACACTTCAGTAAAAACGTTAAAGATCAGTTTGGCTGTTCACCGAAATTACTGGGCCGGCAACTGAAGCTGGCCCGGTAG
- a CDS encoding response regulator transcription factor: MTLSTLLVEDDQDLADSICEYLRLKSISVDHANNGPDGLKLASKNQYDVLLLDLMLPGLDGLSLCRELRSQGIKTPVLMLTARDTLDDKVAGFTAGSDDYLVKPFALEELTVRVLSLARWHSGQVRTLQVGDLRLDLDNQQVWRQQHPLKISPTGYILLEILMRASPAIITRETLEQAIWSDEPPDSNALKVHLYHLRKQVDKPFSQPLIHTLPGKGYVLKQSS, from the coding sequence ATGACACTCAGCACTTTGCTGGTTGAAGATGATCAGGACCTTGCAGACTCCATCTGTGAATACCTGCGTCTGAAGTCAATCAGCGTCGACCATGCGAACAATGGCCCTGACGGTCTGAAGCTGGCCAGCAAAAATCAGTACGATGTACTGCTGCTGGACCTGATGCTGCCAGGGCTGGATGGCCTCAGCCTGTGCCGGGAACTGCGCAGCCAGGGCATCAAAACACCGGTCCTGATGCTCACCGCCCGGGATACTCTGGACGATAAAGTGGCCGGTTTCACCGCCGGCAGTGATGACTATCTCGTCAAGCCCTTCGCACTGGAAGAACTGACAGTACGGGTGCTGTCACTGGCCAGATGGCACAGCGGACAGGTACGTACTCTGCAGGTGGGAGACCTCCGGCTGGATCTGGATAATCAGCAAGTCTGGCGGCAACAACATCCCCTGAAAATCTCACCCACCGGCTATATCCTGCTGGAAATTCTGATGCGTGCCAGCCCGGCAATTATCACCCGGGAAACACTGGAACAGGCAATCTGGTCCGATGAACCGCCAGACAGTAACGCCCTGAAAGTCCACCTGTATCACCTGCGTAAACAGGTCGATAAGCCTTTCAGCCAGCCGCTGATCCATACCCTGCCGGGAAAAGGCTATGTGCTGAAACAAAGCTCATAA
- a CDS encoding cyclase family protein — translation MKRFICSVFLSAVSLTAYADNLFKGQWIDLTHDFSEEAIYWPTADGFKQEKVFQGRTDAGFYYTAYNFSGAEHGGTHVDSPIHFAENRNTVDQIPVDQLIGPGVVIRITDKAQKDRNYQVTTEDILSWEAQNGRLPDGSILLIDSGSGKFWPDKKAYMGTAERGQEAVPKLKFPGIHPDTAQFLVSERNIKAVGIDSPSIDYGSSTLFGTHTILFEKNIPGLENVANLDQLPLKDFTLVGLPMKIANGSGAPLRIVAFIPAD, via the coding sequence ATGAAACGCTTTATATGCTCAGTATTCCTTTCAGCGGTATCCCTCACTGCATATGCAGACAACCTGTTTAAAGGACAATGGATCGATCTAACCCACGATTTTTCAGAAGAGGCCATTTACTGGCCCACAGCAGACGGTTTTAAACAGGAGAAGGTTTTTCAGGGCCGGACAGATGCCGGATTCTATTACACGGCCTACAATTTCAGCGGTGCTGAACACGGTGGTACACACGTCGACTCACCCATTCATTTTGCCGAGAACCGCAACACCGTCGATCAGATCCCGGTAGATCAGTTGATAGGGCCGGGCGTCGTCATCCGGATTACCGATAAAGCCCAAAAAGACCGCAACTATCAGGTCACCACTGAAGATATTCTAAGCTGGGAAGCCCAAAACGGCAGACTGCCGGATGGCAGTATCCTGCTGATCGACAGCGGCTCAGGTAAATTCTGGCCTGACAAAAAAGCCTACATGGGCACTGCTGAACGGGGTCAGGAAGCCGTTCCCAAACTGAAGTTTCCGGGCATTCATCCGGATACTGCCCAGTTTTTAGTGTCAGAGAGAAACATAAAAGCCGTCGGCATCGACTCCCCCAGTATTGATTACGGCAGCTCTACCCTGTTCGGTACCCATACAATCCTGTTTGAGAAAAATATACCCGGACTGGAAAATGTCGCAAATCTTGATCAGCTTCCCTTAAAAGATTTTACCCTGGTTGGCTTACCGATGAAGATCGCCAACGGCAGCGGCGCACCGTTACGTATCGTCGCTTTCATTCCTGCTGACTGA
- a CDS encoding carbohydrate ABC transporter permease, protein MNYSLKKKLGISAYIFFVLLPIYWLLNMSFKSNSEILGELTFWPKDFTLDNYAVIFSDPTWYMGYVNSMAYVSLNVIITLMVALPAAYAFSRYKFAGDKQLFFWLLTNRMAPPAVFLLPFFQLYSSVGLFDTHLAVALAHCLFNVPLAVWILEGFMSGVPREIDETAYIDGYSFPRFFIKIFLPLIRSGIGVTAFFAFMFSWVELLLARTLTSVEAKPISAIMTRTIGASGIDWGVLAAAGVLTIIPGLLVIWFVRNHVAKGFALGRV, encoded by the coding sequence ATGAATTACAGTCTTAAAAAGAAGCTGGGTATCAGCGCCTATATCTTCTTTGTGTTACTGCCGATTTACTGGTTGCTGAACATGTCGTTCAAAAGCAATTCAGAGATTCTCGGTGAGCTGACCTTCTGGCCGAAGGATTTCACGCTGGATAACTATGCGGTGATCTTCAGCGATCCCACCTGGTACATGGGGTATGTGAATTCCATGGCCTATGTGTCCCTGAATGTGATCATCACCCTGATGGTGGCCTTACCGGCGGCCTATGCTTTCAGCCGTTATAAGTTTGCCGGCGACAAGCAGCTGTTCTTCTGGCTGCTGACCAACCGTATGGCACCGCCGGCGGTATTCCTGCTGCCGTTCTTCCAGCTTTATTCTTCTGTCGGGCTGTTTGATACCCATCTGGCGGTAGCGCTGGCGCACTGTTTGTTCAACGTGCCACTGGCGGTATGGATTCTGGAAGGCTTTATGTCCGGTGTGCCGCGGGAGATTGATGAAACCGCCTATATCGACGGTTACAGCTTTCCCCGTTTCTTCATCAAGATTTTCCTGCCGCTGATCCGTTCCGGTATCGGGGTGACGGCCTTCTTCGCCTTCATGTTCTCCTGGGTAGAACTGTTGCTGGCCAGAACGCTGACCTCTGTTGAGGCCAAGCCGATCAGCGCCATCATGACCCGGACTATCGGGGCGTCGGGGATCGATTGGGGGGTACTGGCAGCAGCCGGCGTACTGACCATCATTCCGGGGCTGCTGGTGATCTGGTTTGTCCGTAACCATGTGGCTAAGGGTTTTGCCCTGGGCCGGGTATAA
- a CDS encoding class I SAM-dependent methyltransferase, with protein METQLKEYYKNRATEFDQIYTRPERQKDIRQLTHFLQCTLAGKHVLEIACGTGFWTHKYSTDTASVLATDYNEAVLEVAKSKEYSNPNITFITDDAYSLSNVRQKANACYAGFWLSHVNKNNLSSFIETLHENLEPGSAVIFADNLYVEGNSTPVSRRDAAGNTYQTRTLKDGTQHEILKNFITEEDFRTLLGDRVKNLHYQQLQYFWYGYYEV; from the coding sequence TTGGAAACTCAGTTAAAGGAATACTATAAAAACCGTGCCACAGAGTTTGATCAAATCTACACAAGGCCGGAGCGGCAAAAAGACATCCGACAACTCACACACTTTCTGCAATGTACTCTGGCCGGCAAACATGTACTGGAAATAGCCTGTGGTACAGGATTCTGGACACATAAATACAGTACTGATACCGCCAGTGTTCTGGCCACAGATTACAACGAAGCAGTGCTCGAGGTCGCAAAAAGCAAAGAGTATTCAAATCCCAATATCACCTTTATCACCGACGATGCCTACAGCCTCAGCAATGTGCGCCAAAAAGCCAATGCCTGCTATGCAGGATTCTGGCTTTCACACGTCAATAAGAACAATCTCAGCTCATTCATAGAAACCCTGCACGAAAACCTCGAACCGGGCAGTGCTGTTATTTTTGCGGATAATCTCTACGTTGAAGGTAACAGTACTCCGGTCAGCCGCCGGGATGCAGCGGGGAATACCTACCAGACCCGCACCCTGAAAGACGGCACCCAGCACGAAATACTTAAAAACTTCATCACTGAAGAAGACTTCCGCACCTTACTGGGTGACCGCGTGAAAAACCTGCACTATCAACAACTGCAGTACTTCTGGTACGGGTATTACGAGGTATAG
- a CDS encoding NADAR family protein: MTIYFYTKTDPYGEFSNFSKHGIEIDAEWWPTVEHYFQAQKFTDQDYKNRIQTAHTAKQAAELGRSRKIPLRSDWEAVKDEIMYRAVLQKFKTHQALTALLLSTAQEEIVENAPGDYYWGSGKDGTGLNKLGKILMRVRNDIRP, from the coding sequence ATGACGATTTACTTCTATACCAAAACTGATCCTTACGGAGAGTTCTCCAATTTCTCGAAACATGGCATCGAAATAGATGCGGAGTGGTGGCCGACAGTTGAGCACTATTTTCAGGCACAGAAGTTCACTGATCAGGATTATAAAAACCGCATTCAGACAGCCCATACAGCCAAACAGGCCGCAGAACTGGGCAGAAGCAGAAAAATACCGCTACGCAGTGACTGGGAAGCGGTTAAAGATGAAATTATGTACCGGGCCGTGTTACAGAAATTCAAAACCCACCAGGCACTTACCGCTCTTTTGCTGTCAACCGCACAGGAAGAGATTGTCGAAAACGCCCCCGGTGATTACTACTGGGGCAGCGGTAAAGATGGCACAGGCTTAAACAAACTCGGCAAAATACTCATGCGTGTACGCAATGATATTCGGCCATGA
- a CDS encoding efflux RND transporter permease subunit, producing MNTSVSSNQGWVAWFTRNPVAANLLMIFILVIGSLTAMNLRVEDFPSLPPNSISVTVSYDSGSALTSEEGVTIKLEEALNGVPGIKQISGTSDGSGSSLTIEQTSGYNLDILYQDVKNRIDSITTLPDQAEKPVVSRQLDVEDALSVHLYGSADQQTLQDTAKRLRDQLLANPVIEEVVTKGRQTPEITIQADEQLLQSMGLSLDDIATRIAAASVTESGGELYSENGTLIVKADQPKYFQREFASILISETRDGQRITLGDVARVYDSYAQSGIIARYNSQPAVELAVQMYGGSDIMQISENVKTEVAAFQSQLPANVQTSVWNDSSVYITERLGLLLNNSLMGIALVMLMLSLLLNVRVAFWVGAGLPVIFAGAMLLLGPNFYNLSLNEITTFGFIIALGIVVDDAVVVGESIYAERERHGASIESTIRGAQRVTVPTVFGVLTTVAAFMALSLVEGRLGKIFAMFAYAAAFCLIFSLIESKLILPAHLANLRMHSSGSNNPLARGWRWLQGKISQGLNYWIRHLYRPFIHQALKLRYATLLLAVTVLIMVTGMVLSGQIRSVFFPDIPENTIQVSLTLEDEAGYGLVQSQALEIEQAGQQISRQLQDEFSLDLAPIQSLSLLTTDTGATLTAELSPLSGRPFGTNLIAERWEAATPALEAVRRLRFITDHEDEADISIDLRATDSATLQTASRKVQQALSDYAGVSGVQNSMKAGQPQIDLQLRPEGQAMGLTTAMLAQQIQQAYQGYEVQRIQRGKDEVKVRVRYPDEQRRSADDLNRAHIRTPDGQAVPLQAVADISSGYVAREIERIDRSRVAVITADLNKQVADANDILAALESELFQQLRLDNPGLSIVLSGEAQEEAESTGSLVIAFAVALLAIYALLAIPLKSYTQPLLIMTAIPFGIIGALLGLWLHGLSLSILAMFGILALSGVVVNDSLLLISRFNENRNLGKGVKLAMVDACCSRMRAIILTSVTTYVGLVPLILDTSESAQILIPAAVAMGYGILFATMITLILIPALVMISEDFRFSKSGKNKAAQTSPTQPQIAETKIAETSL from the coding sequence ATGAATACCTCCGTTTCCTCCAACCAAGGCTGGGTTGCCTGGTTCACCCGTAACCCGGTGGCCGCCAACCTGCTGATGATATTTATTCTGGTGATCGGCAGCCTCACCGCCATGAATTTGCGGGTGGAAGACTTCCCTTCACTGCCCCCCAACAGCATCAGTGTCACCGTCAGCTACGACAGCGGTTCCGCCCTGACCAGCGAAGAAGGGGTGACCATCAAACTGGAAGAAGCCCTTAACGGCGTGCCGGGCATTAAACAGATCTCCGGCACCTCCGATGGCAGCGGCAGCTCGCTGACCATTGAACAGACCAGCGGCTATAATCTCGACATCCTGTATCAGGACGTCAAAAACCGCATAGACAGCATCACCACCCTGCCGGATCAGGCCGAGAAACCTGTGGTCAGCCGCCAGCTGGATGTTGAAGACGCACTCAGTGTGCATCTGTACGGCAGCGCCGATCAGCAGACCCTGCAAGATACCGCCAAACGCCTGCGGGATCAGCTGCTTGCCAATCCGGTCATTGAAGAAGTGGTTACCAAGGGCCGGCAAACCCCGGAAATCACCATTCAGGCAGATGAACAGTTACTGCAATCCATGGGGCTAAGTCTGGATGACATTGCCACCCGGATCGCTGCGGCCTCAGTAACTGAATCCGGCGGCGAGCTCTACAGTGAAAACGGCACCCTGATCGTCAAAGCCGATCAGCCCAAATACTTCCAGCGCGAGTTTGCCAGTATCCTGATCAGCGAAACCCGCGACGGCCAGCGGATCACCCTCGGAGACGTCGCCCGGGTCTACGACAGCTACGCCCAGTCCGGCATTATCGCCCGTTATAACAGCCAGCCGGCGGTTGAGCTGGCAGTACAGATGTACGGCGGCTCAGATATCATGCAGATATCTGAAAACGTTAAAACAGAAGTGGCAGCATTTCAGTCACAACTGCCGGCCAATGTTCAGACCAGCGTCTGGAACGACAGCAGCGTCTACATCACCGAACGGCTGGGGCTGCTGCTGAACAACAGCCTGATGGGCATTGCTCTGGTCATGCTAATGCTCTCCCTGTTACTGAACGTGCGAGTGGCATTCTGGGTCGGGGCCGGCCTGCCGGTCATTTTTGCCGGCGCCATGCTGCTGCTCGGACCAAACTTCTACAACCTGAGCCTCAACGAAATCACCACCTTTGGCTTTATCATCGCGCTGGGAATTGTGGTGGATGACGCCGTCGTGGTGGGCGAAAGCATCTACGCCGAACGGGAACGGCACGGTGCCAGTATCGAATCCACCATACGCGGTGCGCAGCGGGTAACCGTCCCGACCGTATTCGGCGTGCTGACCACGGTCGCCGCCTTTATGGCCCTGTCACTGGTGGAAGGCCGCCTCGGGAAAATCTTTGCCATGTTTGCCTACGCCGCGGCGTTCTGCCTGATCTTCTCCCTGATTGAATCCAAGCTGATTCTGCCCGCGCACCTGGCCAATCTGCGAATGCATTCATCCGGCAGTAACAACCCGCTGGCCAGAGGCTGGCGCTGGTTACAGGGCAAGATCAGTCAGGGGCTGAACTACTGGATCAGGCACCTGTACCGGCCGTTTATTCATCAGGCGCTGAAACTGCGCTACGCCACCCTGCTGCTGGCCGTTACTGTACTTATTATGGTCACCGGCATGGTACTCTCCGGCCAGATTCGCTCCGTCTTCTTCCCGGATATTCCCGAGAATACCATTCAGGTCTCCCTGACACTGGAAGACGAAGCCGGCTACGGGCTGGTGCAGTCACAGGCACTGGAAATTGAACAGGCCGGCCAGCAAATCAGCCGCCAGTTACAGGATGAATTCAGTCTGGACTTAGCGCCGATACAAAGCCTTTCGCTGCTGACCACCGACACCGGCGCCACCCTGACGGCAGAACTGAGCCCTCTCAGCGGCCGCCCCTTCGGTACCAACCTGATCGCCGAACGCTGGGAAGCGGCAACCCCTGCTCTTGAAGCGGTACGGAGGCTTCGCTTCATTACCGACCATGAAGACGAAGCCGACATCAGCATTGACCTGCGTGCAACAGACTCTGCCACCCTGCAAACCGCCAGCCGTAAAGTGCAACAGGCACTGAGTGACTATGCAGGCGTTTCCGGGGTACAGAACAGTATGAAAGCCGGCCAGCCACAGATCGACCTGCAACTGCGCCCGGAAGGTCAGGCAATGGGGCTGACCACCGCTATGCTGGCACAGCAAATCCAGCAAGCCTATCAGGGCTATGAAGTACAACGCATTCAGCGTGGCAAAGACGAAGTGAAAGTAAGGGTTCGCTATCCTGACGAACAGCGCCGCAGCGCGGATGACCTCAACCGTGCGCATATCCGTACGCCCGACGGTCAGGCGGTGCCGTTGCAGGCCGTGGCGGATATTTCCTCCGGATATGTGGCCCGGGAAATCGAGCGTATCGACCGCAGCCGGGTCGCCGTCATCACCGCCGACCTGAATAAACAGGTCGCCGATGCTAACGACATTCTCGCCGCACTGGAAAGCGAACTGTTTCAGCAGTTACGGCTGGATAACCCCGGACTGAGTATCGTCCTCAGCGGCGAAGCACAGGAAGAAGCGGAATCCACCGGCTCGCTGGTCATCGCATTTGCAGTCGCCCTGCTGGCCATTTACGCCCTGCTGGCCATTCCGCTGAAGTCCTATACCCAGCCTCTGCTGATCATGACCGCCATTCCCTTCGGCATCATAGGTGCGTTGCTGGGCCTCTGGTTACACGGCTTATCCCTGAGTATTCTGGCCATGTTCGGCATACTTGCGCTGTCCGGTGTGGTGGTCAACGACAGCCTGTTACTCATCAGCCGCTTTAACGAAAACCGAAATCTGGGCAAAGGGGTAAAGCTGGCCATGGTAGACGCCTGCTGCAGCCGGATGCGGGCCATCATTCTGACCTCTGTAACCACCTACGTAGGTCTGGTTCCTCTAATACTGGATACCTCAGAAAGTGCACAGATTCTGATTCCGGCCGCCGTTGCCATGGGCTATGGCATTCTGTTTGCTACCATGATTACGCTGATACTGATTCCGGCGCTGGTGATGATCAGTGAAGATTTTCGTTTCAGTAAGAGCGGTAAAAACAAGGCTGCGCAGACATCGCCAACACAGCCTCAGATTGCGGAGACTAAGATTGCGGAGACAAGCCTATGA
- a CDS encoding ABC transporter substrate-binding protein — protein MKKNNNWPKRLLLSAAISMATMGVAQADQYSDAAQKWVAEEFGQSTLTKEQQLEELAWFAKAAEPFRGMTINVASETIATHEYESKVLAKAFTELTGIKIVHDLIQEGDVVEKLQTQMQSGRNIYDAYINDSDLIGTHFRYGKVFPVSDMMEGDGKDYTLPTLDLKDFIGLDFTTGPDGKLYQLPDQQFANLYWFRADWFARDDLKKQFKDIYGYELGVPKNWSAYEDIAEFFSKHVKEIDGQRVYGHMDYGKKDPSLGWRFTDAWFSMAGAGDKSLPNGLPVDEWGIRVEGCQPVGASVSRGGATNGPAAVYATTKYVDWLRDYAPPQAQGMTFSEAGPVPAQGAVAQQIFWYTAFTASMIEDGLPVVNEDGTPKWRMAPSPKGPYWEEGMKLGYQDTGSWTFMKSTPDDRRLAAWLYAQFTVSKTVSLKKTLVGLTPIRESDINSQAMTDAAPKLGGLVEFYRSPARTQWTPTGTNVPDYPKLAQLWWQYIAEAANGEKTPQKALDGLAAAQDKVLKRLERAGVQGECGPKLNPKVDPQEWLAKPGAPKAKLANEKPQGETVAYDDLLQSWKDAAKVAKN, from the coding sequence ATGAAAAAAAATAATAACTGGCCGAAGCGACTGCTGTTAAGCGCAGCGATTTCCATGGCCACCATGGGAGTGGCGCAGGCTGATCAGTACAGTGACGCAGCGCAAAAGTGGGTAGCTGAAGAGTTTGGCCAGTCCACCTTAACCAAGGAGCAACAGCTGGAAGAGCTGGCCTGGTTTGCGAAAGCGGCCGAACCTTTCCGTGGTATGACGATTAACGTTGCCTCAGAAACTATTGCGACTCACGAGTATGAGTCCAAGGTTTTAGCGAAAGCCTTTACTGAGCTGACCGGCATCAAGATTGTTCACGATCTGATTCAGGAAGGCGATGTGGTTGAGAAGCTGCAGACACAGATGCAGTCGGGCCGTAACATTTATGATGCCTACATCAACGATTCCGACCTGATCGGTACGCACTTCCGTTACGGTAAAGTGTTCCCTGTATCAGACATGATGGAAGGTGATGGTAAGGATTACACCCTGCCAACACTGGATCTGAAGGACTTTATCGGTCTGGACTTCACCACTGGCCCGGACGGAAAGCTGTATCAGCTTCCGGATCAGCAATTCGCTAACCTGTACTGGTTCCGTGCTGACTGGTTCGCCCGTGACGACCTCAAGAAGCAGTTTAAAGACATCTACGGCTATGAGCTGGGTGTACCGAAGAACTGGTCTGCCTATGAAGACATTGCTGAATTCTTCTCTAAACATGTGAAGGAAATTGATGGCCAGCGCGTTTATGGCCACATGGATTACGGTAAGAAAGATCCGTCACTGGGCTGGCGTTTCACCGATGCCTGGTTCTCCATGGCCGGTGCCGGTGACAAGAGCCTGCCAAACGGTCTGCCTGTTGATGAATGGGGGATCCGTGTAGAAGGCTGTCAGCCAGTGGGTGCAAGTGTTTCCCGCGGCGGTGCCACCAACGGTCCGGCGGCTGTCTATGCCACCACCAAGTATGTTGACTGGCTGCGTGATTATGCGCCACCACAGGCACAGGGCATGACCTTCTCTGAAGCGGGTCCTGTTCCTGCACAGGGTGCGGTTGCTCAGCAGATTTTCTGGTACACCGCATTTACCGCCAGCATGATTGAAGATGGCCTGCCGGTTGTAAACGAAGACGGTACGCCGAAATGGCGCATGGCACCTTCTCCGAAGGGCCCGTACTGGGAAGAAGGCATGAAGCTGGGTTATCAGGATACCGGTTCCTGGACCTTCATGAAGTCTACTCCGGATGATCGTCGTCTGGCGGCGTGGCTGTACGCACAGTTTACCGTGTCCAAGACGGTATCTCTGAAGAAGACCCTGGTTGGTCTGACGCCGATCCGTGAGTCGGATATCAATTCACAGGCAATGACCGACGCAGCACCTAAGCTGGGCGGTCTGGTGGAATTCTACCGCAGCCCTGCGCGTACCCAGTGGACGCCAACCGGTACTAACGTTCCGGATTATCCGAAACTGGCGCAGCTGTGGTGGCAGTATATTGCTGAAGCGGCAAACGGTGAGAAAACGCCACAGAAAGCACTGGATGGTCTGGCGGCTGCACAGGACAAAGTCCTTAAGCGTCTGGAGCGTGCCGGTGTTCAGGGCGAGTGTGGTCCTAAGCTGAATCCTAAGGTTGATCCGCAGGAATGGCTGGCCAAGCCGGGTGCTCCGAAAGCCAAGCTGGCTAACGAGAAGCCTCAGGGTGAAACCGTTGCATACGACGACCTGCTGCAAAGCTGGAAGGATGCTGCGAAAGTCGCTAAGAACTGA
- a CDS encoding DUF2160 domain-containing protein yields MGWMAWTLPTAIFFATIAAILVAMTVYEIKSPCVERKGFLPIETSRGDRLFIGLLTSAYIHLLYVGLTEMTLWIALGISCVWLFIVMRWG; encoded by the coding sequence ATGGGTTGGATGGCATGGACTCTGCCGACGGCGATCTTCTTCGCCACCATTGCGGCAATTTTAGTGGCAATGACGGTATACGAAATCAAGTCTCCCTGTGTGGAGCGTAAAGGCTTTTTGCCGATCGAGACTTCTCGGGGCGACCGGCTGTTCATTGGTCTGCTGACCAGTGCATATATTCATTTGCTATACGTCGGGTTAACGGAAATGACCCTCTGGATAGCATTAGGTATTTCCTGCGTGTGGCTGTTCATAGTCATGCGTTGGGGGTAA
- a CDS encoding Imm44 family immunity protein yields the protein MTDELTEEPRNTGLDSKFIGAGHTTGRLLLFAELTPIIAPPALPVNLIIYIEAMRISVSKSKPNAPKTANLTKRNREEYKTEPEIQARILLINAVLKKSKDMSHSSTRQRSTLLCLCTRPTGQNPFSGPATQKGFDMKFFLSGEIDASHPHDLIDKKFQTASAFVTEKLTPVLEATDYGSEVLELNIIPIIMKLPPSMENAGWFKERKLFQRKQKSTDFRLRIDYDAFCNGDDKLRVRLIFDNIIQSVRILKSRTSKHFQGAQLEKDITECFNQNIQSV from the coding sequence TTGACAGACGAGCTGACAGAGGAACCGAGAAACACAGGTTTAGATAGCAAATTCATAGGCGCGGGCCATACAACAGGCAGATTATTATTGTTTGCCGAACTTACCCCGATAATAGCCCCGCCGGCTCTACCCGTAAATTTGATAATTTATATAGAAGCTATGAGAATTTCTGTTAGCAAGAGCAAACCAAATGCTCCCAAAACGGCTAACCTGACTAAAAGAAACAGAGAAGAATACAAAACTGAACCTGAAATACAGGCACGTATTCTGTTGATTAACGCCGTCCTGAAGAAATCAAAAGACATGTCCCATAGTTCAACCCGACAACGTTCAACACTGCTTTGTCTCTGTACCCGACCAACCGGGCAGAATCCATTCAGCGGCCCGGCAACTCAAAAAGGTTTTGATATGAAATTCTTTTTAAGCGGAGAAATTGATGCTAGCCACCCGCACGACCTGATTGACAAAAAGTTTCAAACCGCCAGCGCCTTTGTCACCGAAAAATTAACACCTGTTCTCGAAGCAACCGATTATGGCTCTGAAGTACTTGAACTAAATATTATTCCGATCATCATGAAGCTACCGCCATCCATGGAAAATGCAGGCTGGTTTAAAGAGCGAAAATTATTTCAGCGTAAACAGAAATCAACAGATTTCAGACTGCGGATAGATTACGACGCATTTTGTAATGGTGATGATAAGCTGCGGGTAAGATTAATTTTTGACAATATAATTCAGTCCGTCCGAATCCTGAAAAGCCGTACCAGCAAGCACTTTCAGGGAGCACAGTTAGAAAAAGATATCACTGAATGTTTTAATCAAAACATTCAATCCGTTTGA